One region of Alosa alosa isolate M-15738 ecotype Scorff River chromosome 1, AALO_Geno_1.1, whole genome shotgun sequence genomic DNA includes:
- the pcolce2a gene encoding procollagen C-endopeptidase enhancer 2 → MRTIVLNFLVSLFFNGILTQSHRRPKPVYTCGGNITGESGIFGSQGYPGVYPAYTKCVWKITVPRDKVVSLSFRVLDLESDTLCRYDFVDVYDGHINGQRLGRFCGTSRPGALVTNGNKMQVTMVSDANTAGSGFLAVFAGVRPNEKGNRYCGGLLDRSPGSLTTPNWPEKDYPAGVTCTWHIVAPQNQIIQLKFEKFDVERDNYCRYDHVAIFNGEEASDATRIGRFCGDSPPAPIYSDGNHLLIQFLSDLSLTADGFIGHYQFRPKNSIISSRGPPTSTTTPTTPAVTTGPVALTYSEALCRQKCRRTGVIDSHYCSSNFVITGTLVSAVMREKSLHAVLSIIGVYKQGSLAIQQAGKRLSARVVILCRKCPLVRRGLNYIVMGQTDEEGKGVIAPHHLVMAFKGKRHRELSVLKNIHC, encoded by the exons GCCTAAACCAGTTTATACCTGTGGTGGAAACATTACTGGGGAGTCTGGCATCTTTGGCAGTCAGGGATACCCAGGTGTCTACCCAGCATATACCAAATGTGTGTGGAAGATTACG GTGCCTCGCGACAAGGTGGTGTCGCTTTCTTTCCGCGTGCTTGATCTGGAGAGTGACACCTTGTGCAGGTATGACTTTGTGGATGTGTATGACGGGCACATCAATGGCCAGCGACTGGGGCGCTTTTGCGGGACTTCCAGGCCAGGTGCTCTCGTCACCAATGGGAACAAGATGCAGGTGACAATGGTGTCCGACGCCAACACAGCTGGTAGTGGATTTCTTGCTGTTTTCGCCGGTGTGCGGCCCAACGAGAAAG GGAATCGATACTGCGGAGGCCTTCTGGACAGATCGCCAGGCTCCCTGACGACTCCGAACTGGCCCGAGAAGGACTACCCTGCTGGCGTCACCTGCACCTGGCACATTGTAGCCCCCCAAAACCAG ATCATCCAGCTGAAGTTCGAGAAGTTTGATGTCGAGAGGGACAACTACTGCCGCTACGACCACGTGGCCATCTTTAATGGGGAGGAGGCAAGCGACGCCACGCGGATTGGGAGGTTCTGCGGCGACAGCCCCCCTGC CCCAATTTACTCTGACGGCAACCATCTCCTCATTCAGTTTCTGTCTGACCTGAGTTTAACTGCGGATGGCTTCATTGGTCATTACCAGTTCAGGCCCAAGAACTCCATCATCAGCAGCAGGGGAccacccacctccaccactACCCCCACTACACCTGCTGTGACCACAGGGCCAGTGG CATTAACATATTCAGAGGCTCTGTGCAGGCAGAAATGCAGGCGGACTGGGGTGATTGACAGCCACTACTGCTCGAGCAACTTCG TGATCACTGGTACGCTGGTGTCGGCCGTCATGCGAGAGAAGAGCCTGCACGCTGTCCTCTCCATCATCGGCGTGTACAAGCAGGGCAGCCTGGCCATCCAGCAAGCGGGGAAGAGGCTCAGTGCCCGCGTGGTGATCCTCTGCCGCAAGTGCCCCTTGGTCAGGAGAG GCCTGAACTACATTGTTATGGGCCAGACGGATGAAGAGGGAAAGGGGGTGATCGCGCCCCACCACTTAGTGATGGCCTTCAAAGGCAAGAGGCACAGAGAGCTGAGCGTGCTGAAGAATATTCACTGTTAA
- the pls1 gene encoding plastin-1: protein MPKGNVTQISREDLKELREAFDKIDIDNSGYVSDFELQDLFREARYSLPGFQVREIVEKFITADTNKDEKISFDEFVAIYQELKSKDIKETFRKMVTRPTGLICLPGTSPFSTEGTQHYYSDEEKVAFVNWINKSLAKDPDCRHLVPMDPENDSLFKSVKDGILLCKMINLSQPDTIDERVINIKKLTTFTMNDNLNLALNSAAAIGCTVVNIDPTDLKAGKPHLVLGLLWQIIKIGLFADIEISRNEALISLLQDGEELDHLLSMSPEELLLRWVNYHLNNAGWQPIYNFSDDVKPIYNFSDDVKDSRAYFHLLSQIAPRGDRDEIGIPIDMTGITERDDERRAEMMLKQADRLDARQFVTAHDVVSGNSMLNIAFVANLYNLYPALNKPATNGLDLTLLEGESREERTFRNWMNSLGVNPTVNHLYSDLVDAWIILQLYQHSQIPVNWNKVNKPPYPSLGANMKKLENCSYAVDLGKTVAKFSLVGVGGVNINEGSRIHTLALIWQIMRRYTVKVLSDLGDGEKVDDKFIINWVNAALKEGDKDTFISSFKDKSISTSLPVLDLISTITPKAVKDEMVKRGELSPEDKLNNAKYAISVARKIGAKVYALPDDLVEVKPKMVMTVFACLMGRGMVKDKKDKNDKKGSFRR from the exons ATGCCCAAAGGAAATGTAACTCAGATCTCACGAGAGGACCTGAAGGAACTCAGAGAAGCCTTCGACAAGATTG ATATTGATAACAGTGGCTATGTAAGTGACTTTGAGCTTCAGGACCTCTTTCGGGAAGCCAGGTATTCCTTGCCAGGGTTTCAGGTGCGGGAAATTGTGGAAAAGTTCATCACTGCAGACACCAACAAAGATGAGAAGATAAGCTTTGATGAATTTGTTGCG ATCTACCAAGAACTAAAAAGCAAGGACATCAAGGAGACCTTCCGCAAGATGGTTACCAGACCAACTGGGTTAATATGTCTTCCAGGCACATCTCCATTCTCCACTGAGGGCACTCAACACTATTACTCAG ATGAGGAGAAAGTGGCCTTTGTGAACTGGATAAATAAGTCCTTGGCCAAAGATCCAGACTGCAGACACCTCGTCCCCATGGACCCAGAAAACGACAGCCTATTTAAGTCTGTTAAGGACGGGATACTGCTGTG CAAAATGATTAATTTGTCCCAGCCAGACACAATTGATGAGAGAGTGATAAATATAAAGAAATTAACAACTTTTACAATGAAT GACAACCTGAATCTAGCTCTAAACTCGGCTGCAGCCATCGGCTGCACTGTAGTCAACATTGATCCTACGGACCTGAAGGCTGGGAAGCCACACCTGGTGCTGGGCCTCCTCTGGCAAATCATCAAGATCGGGCTTTTTGCAGATATTGAGATTTCCAGAAATGAAG CACTCATTTCCCTGCTGCAGGACGGCGAGGAGCTGGACCACCTGCTCTCCATGTCCCCAGAGGAGCTGCTGCTGCGCTGGGTCAACTACCACCTCAACAACGCCGGCTGGCAGCCCATTTACAACTTCAGTGACGACGTCAAG CCCATTTACAACTTCAGTGACGACGTCAAG GACTCCAGAGCCtacttccacctgctcagccaAATCGCTCCTAGAGGGGACAGAGACGAGATTGGCATTCCCATTGACATGACAGGAATAACT GAGCGGGACGACGAGAGGCGAGCTGAGATGATGCTGAAGCAGGCCGACAGGTTGGATGCCAGGCAGTTTGTCACTGCTCACGACGTAGTGTCCGGGAACAGCATGCTCAACATAGCCTTCGTGGCCAACCTGTACAACCTCTACCCAGCTCTCAACAAGCCTGCCACCAATGGCCTAGATCTCACCTTACTGGAGG GAGAATCCAGGGAGGAGCGCACCTTCCGGAACTGGATGAACTCCTTAGGAGTGAATCCCACTGTCAACCACTTGTACAG CGATCTGGTGGATGCTTGGATCATTCTTCAGTTATATCAACACAGTCAGATTCCTGTGAACTGGAACAAAGTCAACAAGCCTCCATATCCCTCTTTGGGTGCAAACATGAAAAAG CTGGAGAACTGTAGCTATGCTGTGGATCTAGGCAAAACGGTTGCCAAGTTCTCTCTGGTGGGTGTTGGTGGGGTAAACATCAATGAGGGCAGTCGAATACATACCTTGGCTTTAATATGGCAAATAATGAGGAG ATACACAGTGAAGGTTTTGTCAGACCTTGGAGATGGTGAAAAAGTGGATGACAAATTTATCATCAACTGGGTGAATGCTGCTTTAAAGGAAGGTGACAAGGACACATTTATCAGCAGCTTCAAG GACAAATCGATCAGCACCAGTCTTCCAGTGCTCGATCTGATCTCTACCATCACTCCCAAGGCTGTCAAAGACGAAATGGTTAAGAGAGGCGAACTGAGCCCTGAGGACAAGCTGAACAATGCAAa GTATGCCATCTCCGTTGCCAGGAAGATCGGTGCCAAGGTGTACGCATTGCCTGACGACCTGGTGGAGGTGAAGCCCAAAATGGTGATGACAGTGTTCGCCTGCCTGATGGGGAGAGGGATGGTGAAGGACAAAAAGGACAAAAATGACAAGAAAGGAAGTTTCAGACGCTga